A region of Ornithodoros turicata isolate Travis chromosome 5, ASM3712646v1, whole genome shotgun sequence DNA encodes the following proteins:
- the LOC135395786 gene encoding uncharacterized protein LOC135395786, whose amino-acid sequence MNWMLSKFKEINPAACKTRCVMADKDLVERQLLKEHFQEANVLICTYHTLRTFNREITTQKMRITSKLREDLLEVLQGMVMAKPEERFDDLEEKFFALAPCKVRDYYSKNWRPIKHEWFRGPRFMEGTFNNTTNNRLENLNGQIKNTMGTKNCLKDFFIHIFKLIGGLKQEHKHNNTGSQKMLSF is encoded by the exons ATGAACTGGATGTTGTCCAAATTCAAGGAGATCAACCCCGCTGCCTGTAAGACACGGTGTGTCATGGCAGATAAAGATTTGGTAGAAAGACAACTGCTTAAAGAGCACTTCCAGGAAGCAAATGTCCTTATCTGCACCTACCATACCCTACGCACCTTCAACAGGGAGATCACCACTCAAAAGATGAGAATCACCAGCAAGCTAAGAGAGGACCTCTTGGAAGTACTACAGGGTATGGTGATGGCCAAGCCCGAAGAGAGGTTTGACGACCTAGAGGAGAAGTTCTTTGCTCTTGCTCCCTGCAAAGTGAGGGACTACTACAGCAAGAATTGGAGACCAATCAAGCACGAATGGTTCAGAGGACCTCGATTTATGGAGGGTACGTTCAATAATACTACAAACAACAGACTGGAGAACCTCAATGGGCAGATCAAGAACACCATGGGGACGAAGAACTGCTTAAAGGATTTCTTCATCCACATCTTCAAGTTGATTGGTGGTCTCAAGCAAGAGCACAAACACAA CAACACAGGCTCTCAGAAGATGTTGAGCTTCTAA